The genomic interval ATGAAAAAGTAATTGAGGCTTATTTGGGAAGGAGGAGGAAAAGTGCTTAAAGTGGAGGGCCTTACAGTAAAATATGGAAATATCACAGCTGTAAATAATATAAGTTTTGAAGTACCTGATGGCGAGATTATAGCCCTTATAGGCAATAATGGTGCCGGAAAAACAACTACATTAAAGACAATATCTTGCCTTTTGAAACCGGTAAATGGAAAAATACTATTTGATGGTAAGGATATTACAGGTCAGCAACCGCATAGGGTTGCAAAAGAAGGGCTTGTACATATACCGGAAGGAAGGCATGTATTCCCTCAACTTACTGTCAAAGAAAATCTTATCATTAGTTCTTTTTCAAGAATGATGAAGTTTAAAGATTTTAAAAAAGAAATGGAAGAAGTATTAGATTATTTCCCAAAACTAAGAGAACGTCAGAAGCAGTTAGCAGGTACTTTAAGCGGAGGAGAACAGCAAATGCTTGCAATTGCAAGAGGAATCCTTCAAAAGCCGAAACTTTTAACTTTAGATGAGCCATCAATGGGGTTGGCGCCAATAATAGTAGAAGATGTTTTTGAAAGTATTAAAAGAATAAATAAGCAAGGTACAACAATACTTTTAGTTGAACAAAATGCCCAGATGGCATTATCTGTTGCTGACTTCGGTTATGTAATGGAAGTTGGGGAGATTATGCTTAAAGGTCGTGCAGCTTCGCTACTCAATGATCCCAACGTAAAGAAAATATATCTTGGAGAGATAAGCTGATACTTAATTACTTACTAGATATGATTAACAACGGAATAGGATAAGCTGATACTATAGACTTAGATTTTTAAACAGCAACTATTAAAATATATTTAATTTTAAAAGTACAAAGCAGGTGCAGTTTTTGCAACTGTTCAATAATAAAAACAGGAGGGTCATTATGTTAAAGTCAAAGAAATTTATAGTTTTTATCAGTTTTGTTTTAATGGTTAGTTTATTAGGATTAACAGGCTGTTCAAGCCAGGCTAATGCTTCAAAAACGATTAAATTAGCAACAGCAGCTCCTATGACAGGTGATTATGCGCAATATGGAGAGTATAGCAAAGAAGGCCTTGAGATGGCGCTGGAAGAAATCAATAAAAATGGAGGGGTTTTAGGAAAACAGATAGAACTTGTATACGGTGATGACAAAGGAGACCCGAAAGAGGCAGTTAGTGTTGCTCAAAAGTTTGTTAATGATAAAGGTATTGTAGGTGTTTTAGGGCATTTTTTCAGCGGTGCAACATTAGCCGCAGGACCTATATATGAACAAAATGGTGTTCCCACCCTTGCCATTGCTTCAACCAATCCGGATGTGCCCAAAATTGGTGAATATGTATTCAGGATCAATGTTGGCGACAATTACCAGGGTATGCAACTGGCAAAGTGGTTATATGAAAAGAAGGGAATAAAAAGGGTAGCCGTAGTTTATGATAACAATGACTACGGAAAGGGAGTTTCCGATGTTTTTATGAAAACTTTCAAAGAACTGGGCGGTGAGATTGCTACAGTTGAATCTTATATCGGAGGCCAGGAAAAGGACTTTAATGTTATAGTAACTAAAATAAAGGCAAGTAAAGCCGAAGCAATAATGATGGCAAGTTATCCTACAGAAGGTGCCCTTATTGCTCAGCAGGCAAGAAATAACGGTTTGGATATTCCTTTTATCTGCACTGACAGTATATATACAGATGATTTTATTAAATTAGGAGGAAAAGCAGTTGAAGAAGCAATAGTTGTCAGCTACTTCCACCCATCAGATCCAAGGCCTGAGGTACAGGAATTTATAAAAAAATTTAAGGCGAAATACGGAAAAGAACCAAATTCATGGTCACCCTATGCGTATGACGCTATGTATGTTATGGTAGATGCCATAAAAAGGGCAGGCTCAACCGACAAAAAAGCTATACAGAAAGCTTTGGCTGAAACGAAAAACTTCCAATGGATGCCCACTTAGACTTAGTTGAGGATTCTTATGTTCAGGGTAAGTTTTCAGGAAGCAGTGAAATAAGAAGGGCAATAGAAATGGATAGGATATCCGGAAGCAATGTTGTACAGGTTGGGATTAGGGGTTATAACTATGCAGAACATTACCATTTTATCAAAGATAATGACATACTGGTAATAAATCCTGAAGCGTTTTATACTAGAGATGTAAAACAAATTGCAAGGGAAGCATTAGAGAAAGCAAGCAAAGGGACAGACCATATTTATTTAACTGTTGACATTGATGTACTTGATTCAGCATTTGCACCTGGCTCAGGGGCAAATGAACCTGGAGGTATAAATACTTATCAACTCTATGCTTTTATTAAGGAAATAGCGCCGTATGTCGACGTGATTGATATTGTAGAAGTAAATCCTCTTACCGATTATAGGAATATGACTAGTACTGTGGCAGCAAAGCTCATATTCGATTTTATAGCGGCAAACTATTATGCGCTGGAGGATTAATTTAACTGAATGGCTAAGGCCCGGTTATACCGGGGTTTAGCCATTCAGTTATTAATGCATGTTTTGGGAGTTTGTGAAAGGATGAAAGGGATTGACGGGATTAAACAGTACCATAATTTTACCCGGGGCCTGGGAGGTGGGGAGAGGGAGCTCTAAATTTGTGAATGAATACATGGGCAGTTAATCTATAAAGTGTAAATGTTTGATACATATAATTTGTAGATTTTTACATATAATATAGTAAAAAGATTTTTTGAAAACTGAATATTACTATTATAAGATGCAAAGATTGCTCAAGAGAATTAATACTAGACAAACCTTCATTAAGGTGATAAAATTTTATTGTATTCACAATACTCAAGAGAATTAATACCAAAATGAAATTGAATTTTTAATCATGAGCAGGAGGGGCGTTAATGGTACAAGGACCTATGTTATTAATGATATTAATACTAGGAATAGTATTAATTATCCTAATGATTTCTAAGTTCAAAATACACCCGTTTATTTCATTGTTATTAGTAGCTTATGGAATTGCTCTTGCGGCCCGGATGCCTTTAGGGGATATATCAAAGACCGTAGGAGATGGATTTGGTAGTCTGCTGGGTGGTATTGGTATTGTTATCGTCTTAGGGACCATCATTGGAACAATACTGGAGAAATCTGGAGGAGCACTGAAAATGGCTGATGTAGTCATAAGAATTGTTGGCAAGAAACGCCCCACACTTGCTATGGCTATTATCGGTTATATCGTATCCATTCCTGTATTTTGTGATTCTGGATTTGTTATACTCAATTCTTTGAGAAAATCACTTCAAAAACGTACTAAGGCATCATCAATTGCAATGACGGTAGCATTAGCTACGGGTTTATATGCTACACACACTTTAGTGCCTCCTACTCCCGGACCTATAGCTGCTGCGGCTAACTTGGGTATGGAAAAAAATTTATTGTTAATTATTATATTTGGATTAATTATTGCAATTCCGGCAATGCTGGCAGGATACCTCTATGCCCGATGGATCGGAAAACGGCTGGAAACCCCTGAAGATATTGAGGAGTCCATTGAGAGCTACGAAGATTTGCTTAAAAAATATGGCAGGTTGCCTAGTGCGTGGATGTCCTTTGCGCCGATTGTAGTACCTATTTTATTAATGGCACTTGGATCTATTGCAAAATTTCCCGGTGATCCTTTTGGAGCGGGTACTGTCAAGGCAGTGTTGACTTTCCTGGGAACCCCGGTAAATGCACTTTTTATTGGATTTTTCTTTTCACTTTTGTTATTACCGAAGTTAAACGAAGAAACACTTACAGATTGGGTTAGTGAATCCTTAAAATCTGCTGCTATAATTCTTCTGGTTACAGGAGCAGGAGGAGCGCTTGGAGCAGTATTGAAAGCCACTAAGATAGGTGATTACTTGGGACAAAGCTTATCCGGTTGGAATTTAGGTATTTTCCTTCCATTTATCGTTGCCGCTGCATTGAAGACTGCACAGGGTTCTTCCACAGTGGCACTGGTAACTACATCTTCATTATTAGCACCTCTGCTTCCGGCCCTGGGATTTCAAAGTGATATTGCAAGGACGCTTGTTGTAATGGCAGTCGGTGCAGGAGCAATGACGGTTTCCCATGCAAATGACAGTTTCTTCTGGGTAGTATCCCAGTTTGGAAATATGAAAGTTAATGATGCCTATAAGGCACAAACTATAGCAACTCTTATTCAAGGAATTGTAACCATCGCATTTATTGCCGTATTATCCTGGCTACTTATTTAGTATAAGATAAAAAAACAACCTCCATCAAGACATAAAACAGAAAGGGCTATGTTCGCATAGTCCTTTTTATTATAAATAATCTTTATACATAATAAAAAATAAAATATGAGAATTTGGAGTTGATTTGATTATCGGAGGATATTATGAAAGGCTAGAAGAGAATAAGAGATTACGGAATCATTATAGGAGAAATGCGTCCAGGAGGGAAAAATGCTATTACAGATGTTGAAGGGGTTTTTGTAATGTTCCCGCTGTATCTTTTAAAATGCACCCTTTTAGAATAGTTATTTACTGTAAAAATAGTTAGTGCTACAATAAATATAGTAATATGTATGGTGGCGAAGAAAGTTTACAATCTCTTAACCATGGAGCTTTAAAATTTTGAAGTGAACCGGTACAAATGGGTTAATTATATTCAAAAGACCTGGATAATCGCAATATTTATGAAATCACAAAACAGTCTAATTAAAAATATTATATTAGTAAAGAATATTTTATTTTAGATTGGAGGAGATTTTATGTATAGTGCATATTTTCCCGGTCTTGATAGTTATTTGGCATTATTCTATTATTTTGTTATATACTCTTTCCTGGGATGGTGTATGGAAACCATCTATGCAACGTATAAAGAAAAAAGGTTTGCCAACAGGGGTTTTCTTAATGGTCCATTCTGCCCTGTATATGGATTCGGGGCACTGATACTGATTATATTATTAGAACCGATAAGGAATCCCCTTTTACTATTTATTTGTGCAATGGTTTTAACTTCTATTCTGGAATACATAACAGGTTTAATTTTAGAAAAATCTTTTCATAGTACATGGTGGGATTACAGCAGTCAACCTTTTAATATTAAAGGTAGAATATGTTTAAGGTTTTCTATATATTGGGGTGCTGTTTCTGTAATCATATTAAGGGTATTTCATCCTCATATTCAGCGCATCATTATGTTTATACCTGTTAGGTATGGGATCATGGTCTTTTACATTTTATCTTTATATTTCCTGGCGGATTTTATCATAGCTGTAATTTCAGCCATAAATTTGAATTTCAGACTCAGACAACTACACTCGATATCTGTTGAACTCAAAAGTAGGATTGAACATGCAAAGGAACTAACAATAGAAAAAATAGAAGAAGTAGAGGGCAAATTACAGGAGCTTAGGGATAGATATGAATTTTTATTACACAGAAAAGATATAGGGCATTCCAGATTGATAAGGGCTTTTCCTACTCTTAGATCAAAAAAATTTGATAGTATGTTAAAAGAGATAAGGAAGGTCATAAACCATAAAAAGATGTAATATTTAATAAGAATAAGTATTTTAAAATAGGAAAATATATTATTGAATAAAAAAATTGTAGAGGTGATATATATGAGTCTAATTGAATGGAATCCTTTTAGGGATATGGACAATATCAGTAGGGAAATGGCTAACTTTTTTGAGCGTTCACCTTTTAAATTTTTGGGAGGAATGACCTCTCCGAGGGTGGATGTTTACCAGACCGACAATGATGTTGTAGTGAAAGCAGAGATACCGGGAGTAGCTAAAGAGGACATTAATGTCTATATTGATGAAAACTCTATAAGGTTATCCGGTCAAACTAGGAGAAATGATGAGTTTAAAGATGAAAATGTATATAGGGCAGAAAGGTATTATGGAAACTTTTCCAGAACTATTCCCCTGCCTGTTGAGGTAAGATCCGAGCAGGCTAAAGCGGAATATAAGGATGGTATCCTGTCTATTACCATTCCCAAAGTCGAACCTTCCAAGCAGAAGGGTAGAAGAATTGATATACAATAATCTATAAAAATTACATTTAATACGTTGATTAGGGTAAGTAACATCATGTATTTTATATTTTGCCGTCAGCTTATACCGGCGTCCGTGCCGGGATAAGCCTAAAATCACCCTCCGTGGTGATTTTCCGGCTGTAACATTTCATACATGATGTTACTTACCCTTCATAATGTATGTAATTTTATATCAACTATACCATGTAGCACTCCTTCTTCCTGCTAAATCATCCTTTTTAGCGGTTTTGGTTTTACTCTCCACTGTCCACTGTCCACTCTCCACTCTCCACTATTTTCATAATATTGTATCTTATTTTAACTAATTTGCATATATTAAACTATATAAGTATTATATTGAAAGGTGTGAGTTTCTTGATTATTCACGTTGTGAGGTCGGGTGAAAGCGTGTATTCAATTGGACGGTTGTATGGTGTATCACCCTCTAAAATAATTGCAGACAATGAACTTGAAAATCCCGACCGGTTGGTGGTAGGACAGACATTAGTAATAATGGAAGGGACGCGAGCCCATAGAGTTGCTCCCGGTCAATCACTTTATATAATAGCCAGGGACTATGGAGTAAGTGTTGAAGATATACTAGCTGCAAACCCACAAATAACAGATCCTTCACGAATTTTTCCAGGACAGGTGATAGCCATTCCACCAAGAACAAGGAAACTTGGAACGATAGAAGTAAATGGATACGCATTTCCCAACATTGATATGGAAGTTTTGAGAAAAACACTTCTTTACCTTACCTATCTTAGTATATTCAGTTATGAGGTAAGACCCAATGGCAGTTTAAGAACTATTGATGATGTACCTTTGATTCGGGCTGCCAGGGCGGCTGGTGTCGCTCCACTTATGGTAATCACCAATCTGCAGGAAGGCGGAGGATTTAGCAGCGATATAGCCCAGGCTATACTTAGAAATAATCGGGTACAGGAAACTTTAATAAATAACGTAATAGAAACGTTAAGAGCTAAAAATTATTATGGCCTGGATATAGACTTTGAGTATATCTATCCGGCCGACAGGGAGAATTATAATAACTTCCTAAGAAAAGTTGTGAACAGGCTTAAACCTTTAGGTTATACAATTACTACTGCGCTGGCTCCAAAAATTGCTGCCGATCAACCAGGTTTACTTTATGAAGCCCATGATTATCCTGTCCATGGTGCGCTGGCAGATCATGTTATACTCATGACTTACGAATGGGGATATACAGCCGGACCACCGTTGCCAGTAGCACCTCTCAACGAGGTAAGAAGGGTTTTAAATTATGCAGTAACTGCCATACCAAGACAAAAAATCCTTATGGGAATCCCAAACTATGGCTATGACTGGACATTGCCCTATACTCCAGGAACGAGGGCAAGGACATTATCCAACACAGGTGCAGTTGATCAGGCGGCGAGGGTTAGGGCGGCTATACGGTATGATCCTGTATCCCAGGCACCCTTCTATAACTATTATGATGAAAACCGTCGGCAGCACGTAGTATGGTTTGAAGATGCGAGAAGCATAGAAGCAAAACTGAGATTAGTAAATGAATATAATCTTGGAGGTGTAAGCTACTGGACAATAGGCAGATACTTTCCGCAGAACTGGTTGGTATTGCAATCATTATATAATATTAGGAAAGTGCTTTAAAAAGAATAGCGTGTGTCATATAAAGGCCTGTTGATATGGGTCTTTTTTTGTTGAGGAAAATATTTACTACTATCATAGCATAACCGGTAGATTCTTTAAATACTGCCATTGACAAAAAAATGACAAATTTTCAGTTGACAAAATAAAGTTTATATTTTAATATTTATATATACAATTTAATAACATCGGATGAAGATAGCGGGAGAGCGATGGAAACATCCACCGAAGAAGTAAATCTTTCAGGTACCCGAATGGGCAGTGACCGTTATTGGACGAACCTCTGGAGAGACTCTAAATGAGCACCGAAGGAGCATGCTAATTATTTTTTATTGAGTTGTTATGTAAAATAACGAAAAAAATTAATTAGCGAAACTCTCAGGTAAAAGGACAGGGAATTTTTAAAGCTACATTTTGAACCAGAGACCAAATCGTGTGATTTGGCTTTTATTTTGGATAAAAGCTATTCATAACAATGTACTCCAATACGTCTTTTTAACTGGGAGTGTACTTAATAACCATACTAACTAAAAAAGACTGGAGGAACAGTTATGGAACAAATTTTACATGTATTCAAACAAATCGATGACCTTGTATGGGGGCCTCCCCTACTCATTCTACTTATAGGCACAGGCTTTTATCTAACAATAAGACTGGGATGTTTACAAATCTTTAAACTTCCACTGGCAATTAAATATCTGTTTAAAAAGGATGAAGATAATACAGGAGAAGGGGACGTTTCCAGCTTTGCGGCCTTATGTACTGCTTTAGCAGCTACTATTGGAACTGGAAATATTGTAGGAGTTGCAACGGCTATAAAAGCTGGAGGCCCGGGAGCATTATTCTGGATGTGGATGGCGGCATTTTTCGGAATGGCAACAAAATATGCAGAAGGGTTACTGGCCGTAAAATACAGAGTAATCGATAAAAACGGACAAATGTCAGGCGGACCAATGTACTATATCGAAAAGGGGTTAGGCAATAGGTGGCTTGCTAAGACGTTTGCCATATTCGGCATTGCCGTAGCTTTCTTTGGTATCGGTACATTTCCCCAGGTGAATGCAATTGCAGATGCAGTAAAAATTACTTTTAACGTACCTATTATAGTTACTTCATTTATTATTACTGTACTTGTAGCTTTGGTAACGTTAGGCGGTATTAAAAGTATTGCAAAAGTCTCGGAACTTATTGTGCCTTTTATGGCAATGTTTTATATTATAGGTTCCATCATAATTCTTATTTTTAATGTAAAATTGCTGCCGGAGACGATTGCAATGATTATAAAAAGTGCATTTACGCCCACAGCTGCTTTTGGAGGTTTTCTTGGAGCTACAGTTATGAAATCTATTCAAAGTGGAGTAGCAAGAGGAGTATTTTCAAATGAATCCGGCTTAGGTAGTGCACCTATTGCGGCTGCAGCAGCAAAGACAAAATCTTGCGTACGGCAGGGTTTAATTTCAATGACGGGTACATTTTTTGATACCATTGTGATATGTACTATGACCGGACTGGTGTTGGTTTTAACCGGTGCATGGAGTTCCGATACTGCCGGTGCTGCAATGACTAATCTAGCTTTCAGTAGCGGATTGCCAATCCCGGTGATTGGAAAACTCATTGTTAATATCGGATTGATATTTTTTGCTTTCACAACAATTTTGGGATGGAATTATTACGGAGAACGATGTACAGAGTATATTTTTGGAGTTAATGGAATAAAGCCTTATAGATATATTTTTATTATATTAGTAGCTGCAGGAGCATTTCTAAAACTGGATTTAATTTGGGTAATAGCGGATATTGTAAATGGTTTGATGGCCATTCCTAATCTTATTGCTCTTGTTGGTTTGAGCGGGGTAATTATAAGTGAAACCAGAGCTTATTTTCAACAATTAGAAAAGGAAGAATACACTGTTTTAAAAAGTGCCTAAGAGTATTAATACTAATTTATATCAGGTATATTAAAAAGTTAGTTTGCAAAGGCTAGCTTTTTATTTTTTTAGAAATATATTAAATATATAGCCGCAGTTATAAAACAGATAGATTTAGTAAGCGTAAAATGATATAATATGGGTCGACAAAACGTGTATTTTTAGTTAAAGAGGCAAAAATAAAATAAAGCAAAGCAAAAAGAAAAATTTGAATAGCGGAATTATTTCTAAAAAGTTGGTATAAGGAGGAGAAATAAATAAAATGGAAAAGAAAACCATAAAGCAGCTTTATAAAGAAACAAAGTCTGTGCTAAACCAAATGATTCAGATTTCGGGATGGGTAAGAACAATAAGAGCTTCAAAAGCATTTGGTTTTATTGAAATCAATGACGGATCTTTTTTTAATAACCTTCAAGTGGTTTTTGAAGAAGAAAAGTTGTCTAATTTTAAGGAAATATCAAAGCTTAATGTAGGTTCGGCAATTACAATAGAAGGCGAACTGGTAGAAACTCCTGAGGCAAAGCAGCCTTTTGAGTTAAAAGCAAGTAATATAGTAATTGAAGGTACCTCTTTGCCTGAATATCCATTACAAAAGAAGAGACATTCTTTTGAATACTTGAGGACTATAGCCCATTTGAGACCGCGTACCAATACCTTCTCTGCGGTTTTTAGAGTGAGATCTCTGGTTGCATATGCCATTCATAAGTTTTTTCAAGAAAGAGGCTTTGTATACGTCCATACGCCTATCATTACAGGCAGTGATGCTGAAGGCGCCGGTGCAATGTTCAGGGTTACTACGTTGGACTTCAATGCACTGCCAAGAGATGAACATGGAAATATAGATTTTTCGAAAGACTTTTTCGGCAAGGAAACCAATCTAACTGTAAGCGGTCAGTTAGAGGTTGAAACCTATTGTATGGCGTTTAGAAATGTATATACTTTCGGCCCGACCTTCAGAGCTGAAAATTCAAATACTGCAAGACATGCAGCAGAATTCTGGATGATTGAACCGGAAATAG from Petroclostridium xylanilyticum carries:
- a CDS encoding ABC transporter ATP-binding protein codes for the protein MLKVEGLTVKYGNITAVNNISFEVPDGEIIALIGNNGAGKTTTLKTISCLLKPVNGKILFDGKDITGQQPHRVAKEGLVHIPEGRHVFPQLTVKENLIISSFSRMMKFKDFKKEMEEVLDYFPKLRERQKQLAGTLSGGEQQMLAIARGILQKPKLLTLDEPSMGLAPIIVEDVFESIKRINKQGTTILLVEQNAQMALSVADFGYVMEVGEIMLKGRAASLLNDPNVKKIYLGEIS
- a CDS encoding GntP family permease, with the translated sequence MVQGPMLLMILILGIVLIILMISKFKIHPFISLLLVAYGIALAARMPLGDISKTVGDGFGSLLGGIGIVIVLGTIIGTILEKSGGALKMADVVIRIVGKKRPTLAMAIIGYIVSIPVFCDSGFVILNSLRKSLQKRTKASSIAMTVALATGLYATHTLVPPTPGPIAAAANLGMEKNLLLIIIFGLIIAIPAMLAGYLYARWIGKRLETPEDIEESIESYEDLLKKYGRLPSAWMSFAPIVVPILLMALGSIAKFPGDPFGAGTVKAVLTFLGTPVNALFIGFFFSLLLLPKLNEETLTDWVSESLKSAAIILLVTGAGGALGAVLKATKIGDYLGQSLSGWNLGIFLPFIVAAALKTAQGSSTVALVTTSSLLAPLLPALGFQSDIARTLVVMAVGAGAMTVSHANDSFFWVVSQFGNMKVNDAYKAQTIATLIQGIVTIAFIAVLSWLLI
- the asnS gene encoding asparagine--tRNA ligase, whose protein sequence is MEKKTIKQLYKETKSVLNQMIQISGWVRTIRASKAFGFIEINDGSFFNNLQVVFEEEKLSNFKEISKLNVGSAITIEGELVETPEAKQPFELKASNIVIEGTSLPEYPLQKKRHSFEYLRTIAHLRPRTNTFSAVFRVRSLVAYAIHKFFQERGFVYVHTPIITGSDAEGAGAMFRVTTLDFNALPRDEHGNIDFSKDFFGKETNLTVSGQLEVETYCMAFRNVYTFGPTFRAENSNTARHAAEFWMIEPEIAFAELKDNMKLAEEMMKYIISYVMENAPEEMQFFNNFIDKTLFERLDNVANSEFGHITYTEAIELLKKAGHNFEYPVEWGNDLQTEHERYLTEQIFKKPVFVTDYPKDIKAFYMRMNDDNKTVAAMDLLVPGVGEIIGGSQREERLDYLERRMDELGLKKEDYWWYLDLRKYGGTKHAGYGLGFERAIMYITGMSNIRDVISFPRTVKTAEF
- a CDS encoding Hsp20/alpha crystallin family protein gives rise to the protein MSLIEWNPFRDMDNISREMANFFERSPFKFLGGMTSPRVDVYQTDNDVVVKAEIPGVAKEDINVYIDENSIRLSGQTRRNDEFKDENVYRAERYYGNFSRTIPLPVEVRSEQAKAEYKDGILSITIPKVEPSKQKGRRIDIQ
- a CDS encoding arginase family protein, whose product is MDAHLDLVEDSYVQGKFSGSSEIRRAIEMDRISGSNVVQVGIRGYNYAEHYHFIKDNDILVINPEAFYTRDVKQIAREALEKASKGTDHIYLTVDIDVLDSAFAPGSGANEPGGINTYQLYAFIKEIAPYVDVIDIVEVNPLTDYRNMTSTVAAKLIFDFIAANYYALED
- a CDS encoding putative ABC transporter permease; this translates as MYSAYFPGLDSYLALFYYFVIYSFLGWCMETIYATYKEKRFANRGFLNGPFCPVYGFGALILIILLEPIRNPLLLFICAMVLTSILEYITGLILEKSFHSTWWDYSSQPFNIKGRICLRFSIYWGAVSVIILRVFHPHIQRIIMFIPVRYGIMVFYILSLYFLADFIIAVISAINLNFRLRQLHSISVELKSRIEHAKELTIEKIEEVEGKLQELRDRYEFLLHRKDIGHSRLIRAFPTLRSKKFDSMLKEIRKVINHKKM
- a CDS encoding ABC transporter substrate-binding protein; the encoded protein is MLKSKKFIVFISFVLMVSLLGLTGCSSQANASKTIKLATAAPMTGDYAQYGEYSKEGLEMALEEINKNGGVLGKQIELVYGDDKGDPKEAVSVAQKFVNDKGIVGVLGHFFSGATLAAGPIYEQNGVPTLAIASTNPDVPKIGEYVFRINVGDNYQGMQLAKWLYEKKGIKRVAVVYDNNDYGKGVSDVFMKTFKELGGEIATVESYIGGQEKDFNVIVTKIKASKAEAIMMASYPTEGALIAQQARNNGLDIPFICTDSIYTDDFIKLGGKAVEEAIVVSYFHPSDPRPEVQEFIKKFKAKYGKEPNSWSPYAYDAMYVMVDAIKRAGSTDKKAIQKALAETKNFQWMPT
- a CDS encoding alanine/glycine:cation symporter family protein, whose amino-acid sequence is MEQILHVFKQIDDLVWGPPLLILLIGTGFYLTIRLGCLQIFKLPLAIKYLFKKDEDNTGEGDVSSFAALCTALAATIGTGNIVGVATAIKAGGPGALFWMWMAAFFGMATKYAEGLLAVKYRVIDKNGQMSGGPMYYIEKGLGNRWLAKTFAIFGIAVAFFGIGTFPQVNAIADAVKITFNVPIIVTSFIITVLVALVTLGGIKSIAKVSELIVPFMAMFYIIGSIIILIFNVKLLPETIAMIIKSAFTPTAAFGGFLGATVMKSIQSGVARGVFSNESGLGSAPIAAAAAKTKSCVRQGLISMTGTFFDTIVICTMTGLVLVLTGAWSSDTAGAAMTNLAFSSGLPIPVIGKLIVNIGLIFFAFTTILGWNYYGERCTEYIFGVNGIKPYRYIFIILVAAGAFLKLDLIWVIADIVNGLMAIPNLIALVGLSGVIISETRAYFQQLEKEEYTVLKSA
- a CDS encoding glycosyl hydrolase family 18 protein — protein: MIIHVVRSGESVYSIGRLYGVSPSKIIADNELENPDRLVVGQTLVIMEGTRAHRVAPGQSLYIIARDYGVSVEDILAANPQITDPSRIFPGQVIAIPPRTRKLGTIEVNGYAFPNIDMEVLRKTLLYLTYLSIFSYEVRPNGSLRTIDDVPLIRAARAAGVAPLMVITNLQEGGGFSSDIAQAILRNNRVQETLINNVIETLRAKNYYGLDIDFEYIYPADRENYNNFLRKVVNRLKPLGYTITTALAPKIAADQPGLLYEAHDYPVHGALADHVILMTYEWGYTAGPPLPVAPLNEVRRVLNYAVTAIPRQKILMGIPNYGYDWTLPYTPGTRARTLSNTGAVDQAARVRAAIRYDPVSQAPFYNYYDENRRQHVVWFEDARSIEAKLRLVNEYNLGGVSYWTIGRYFPQNWLVLQSLYNIRKVL